The nucleotide window AGGAAGTTATCTCAGGGTGTGTGTCCTGTACACTACAGATAGAGCCTTCTTGTTACACAGGTAGAGTACCCCTTTAAGAAGTCAGTTCCGGAGAGATCAGTGACTGATTGAGTCATGTTCAAATACTTAAAGCTGATTCTGGTTTCATCCTCACTTTGTTCAGTTAACACAGACATTATGGTCCAGTGTGGCTCTAAGTCAGTGGCCCTCCATGTCTTCCTGTGTGCCATATATTATAATGGATATAACGAGTCACTGCTGGCCCTCAACTCCCAACATCGCAAAAACCATTGTAAAGGGATTGCTGACTGGACGGTGGACCCGCTTGTTCTCAGATTCAACTTCTCCATCACAAAGGCAGCGATCGTTGCCTGCTCCACCAAGCTGACAGTAGGTTATCTTCGCCTGAAACACCCAGCAGATGCCACTCACACAACAGATTCTTACTCAACCAATTTTTTCTCAAAGCTCATTCAGGGGGTGGGTGGCGGACTGTTTGCAGACTTCTCTAACATCCAGAAAGTCAACATCTCAGGTAGTATCCACTCCGAGGACTCTAGTACAGGAGCCATCACCTATAACCCAAAGTTGATGTACATGTTCTCCTGTGACTACCCACTGCAGTACCTGGTCAACCAAACTCAGATGAGCGTGTAAGTGATATGTGCAGTTTAGAAGTGCACACGTTTACACAATGTACACAGGGGGGGGTTTGTTCATTAGGACGTACTGCCAAGCCAGGAAAGGCAGGGGATTGTTCTTACCTTTTCTACCACACTGTTAGTTAGCTATGACTGTTTTTGACAGGCAGTTTGCCTCTGAATATC belongs to Micropterus dolomieu isolate WLL.071019.BEF.003 ecotype Adirondacks unplaced genomic scaffold, ASM2129224v1 contig_13228, whole genome shotgun sequence and includes:
- the LOC123966347 gene encoding zona pellucida-like domain-containing protein 1; this translates as MEDIEEMLFLILVNTDIMVQCGSKSVALHVFLCAIYYNGYNESLLALNSQHRKNHCKGIADWTVDPLVLRFNFSITKAAIVACSTKLTLIQGVGGGLFADFSNIQKVNISGSIHSEDSSTGAITYNPKLMYMFSCDYPLQYLVNQTQMSVSGVNLAVQDNNGSFISTLSMQLYSDNSYSSVLQIPPGGLQLKTRIFAEVKASNLTSRFNVLLDRCYATVLPFPINTTYYDLFIELYAYRDET